One window of the Shimwellia blattae DSM 4481 = NBRC 105725 genome contains the following:
- a CDS encoding lysine decarboxylase CadA, which translates to MNVIAIMNHLGVYFKEEPIRELHKALEGLGFRIVYPVDRDDLMKVIENNAQLAGVVFDWDTYNLGLCEDISKLNEKLPLYAFANTQSAMDVSLSDLRLNVRFFEYALGGSADIAAKIKQTTDEYIDEILPPLTKALFKYVREGKYTFCTPGHMGGTAFQKSPVGSLFYDFFGANAMKSDISISVSELGSLLDHSGPHKEAEEYIANVFNAERSYMVTNGTSTANKIIGMYSAPAGSTILIDRNCHKSLTHLMMMSDVTPIYFRPTRNAYGILGGIPQSEFKHETIEARVKSTPNATWPVHAVVTNSTYDGLLYNTDFIKQTLDVKSIHFDSAWVPYTNFSPIYKGLCGMSGDRVEGKVIYETQSTHKLLAAFSQASMIHVKGDVNEETFNEAYMMHTTTSPHYGIVASTETAAAMMKGNSGKRLIEGSIKRAITFRKEIKRLRGESESWFFDVWQPEGIEKAECWPLSSDSEWHGFKDIDNNHMYLDPIKVTLLTPGLEKDGTMGEFGIPASIVAKYLDEHGIIVEKTGPYNLLFLFSIGIDNTKALSLLRALTDFKRAFDRNLRVKNILPSLYNEAPEFYENMRIQDLAANIHKLIQHHNLPDLMFRAFEVLPDMVMTPYKAFQKELHGEVEEVYMDEMVGRVNANMILPYPPGVPLVMPGEMITEESRPVLEFLEMLCEIGAHYPGFETDIHGAYRQTDGRYTVKVLKKSSAE; encoded by the coding sequence ATGAACGTAATTGCTATCATGAATCACTTGGGCGTCTACTTCAAAGAAGAGCCCATCCGTGAACTGCACAAAGCCCTGGAAGGTTTAGGCTTCCGCATTGTGTATCCTGTTGACCGCGACGACTTAATGAAAGTTATCGAAAACAACGCCCAGCTGGCTGGCGTGGTCTTTGACTGGGATACCTACAACCTGGGTCTGTGCGAAGACATCAGCAAACTGAACGAAAAACTGCCGCTGTACGCGTTTGCTAACACCCAGTCCGCTATGGACGTTAGCCTGAGCGATCTGCGCCTGAATGTTCGTTTCTTCGAGTATGCACTGGGCGGTTCTGCTGATATCGCAGCAAAAATCAAACAGACAACTGACGAATATATTGACGAGATCCTGCCTCCGCTGACCAAAGCGCTGTTCAAATATGTTCGCGAAGGTAAATACACCTTCTGTACTCCGGGTCACATGGGCGGTACTGCTTTCCAGAAAAGCCCGGTAGGTAGCCTGTTCTATGATTTCTTCGGCGCTAACGCCATGAAATCTGATATCTCTATCTCTGTTTCTGAGCTGGGCTCCCTGCTGGACCACAGCGGCCCGCATAAAGAAGCTGAAGAGTACATCGCAAACGTATTTAACGCTGAACGCAGCTACATGGTGACTAACGGTACTTCTACCGCTAACAAAATCATCGGTATGTATTCTGCACCGGCAGGCAGCACCATCCTGATCGACCGTAACTGCCACAAATCTCTGACTCACCTGATGATGATGAGCGATGTTACCCCGATCTACTTCCGCCCGACCCGTAACGCTTACGGTATCCTGGGTGGTATCCCGCAGAGCGAGTTCAAACACGAAACTATCGAAGCTCGTGTGAAATCTACGCCGAATGCGACCTGGCCTGTTCATGCCGTAGTGACTAACTCCACTTACGACGGTCTGCTGTACAACACTGATTTCATCAAACAGACTCTGGATGTGAAATCTATCCACTTTGACTCTGCATGGGTTCCTTACACCAACTTCAGCCCGATCTACAAAGGTCTGTGCGGGATGAGCGGTGACCGTGTAGAAGGCAAAGTTATCTATGAAACTCAGTCTACTCACAAACTGCTGGCTGCGTTCTCTCAGGCATCCATGATCCACGTTAAAGGCGACGTCAACGAAGAAACCTTTAACGAAGCCTACATGATGCACACCACCACTTCTCCGCATTACGGTATCGTGGCTTCCACTGAAACCGCTGCGGCGATGATGAAAGGTAACTCCGGTAAACGTCTGATCGAAGGCTCCATCAAACGTGCTATCACCTTCCGTAAAGAGATCAAACGTCTGCGCGGTGAGTCTGAAAGCTGGTTCTTCGACGTATGGCAGCCGGAAGGTATCGAGAAAGCAGAATGCTGGCCGCTGAGCTCTGACAGCGAATGGCACGGCTTTAAAGATATCGACAACAACCACATGTACCTTGACCCGATCAAAGTCACTCTCCTGACTCCGGGGCTGGAAAAAGACGGTACTATGGGTGAGTTCGGTATTCCGGCAAGCATCGTGGCTAAATACCTCGACGAACACGGTATCATCGTTGAGAAAACTGGCCCGTATAACCTGCTGTTCCTGTTCAGCATCGGTATCGACAACACCAAGGCTCTGAGCCTGCTGCGTGCCCTGACTGACTTCAAACGTGCATTTGACCGCAACCTGCGTGTGAAAAACATTCTGCCGTCTCTGTACAACGAAGCGCCTGAATTCTATGAAAACATGCGTATTCAGGACCTGGCTGCGAACATCCACAAACTGATTCAGCATCACAACCTGCCGGATCTGATGTTCCGCGCATTCGAAGTGCTGCCGGATATGGTGATGACTCCGTACAAAGCCTTCCAGAAAGAGCTGCACGGTGAAGTGGAAGAAGTGTATATGGATGAGATGGTTGGCCGCGTTAACGCCAACATGATCCTCCCGTACCCTCCTGGAGTTCCGCTGGTAATGCCTGGTGAAATGATCACCGAAGAGAGCCGTCCGGTGCTCGAATTCCTGGAAATGCTGTGCGAAATCGGTGCACACTACCCGGGCTTCGAAACAGATATTCACGGTGCATACCGCCAGACTGACGGTCGCTACACTGTTAAGGTGCTGAAAAAATCCAGCGCTGAGTAA
- the cadB gene encoding cadaverine/lysine antiporter: MSSAKKIGLFACTGVVAGNMMGSGIALLPANLASIGGISIWGWVISIIGAMSLAYVYARLATKNPQEGGPIAYAGEISPAFGFQTGVLYYHANWIGNLAIGITAVSYLSTFFPALNSPIAAGIACIAIVWVFTFVNMLGGAWVSRLTTIGLVLVLIPVIMTAIAGWHWFDAATYQANWNTSEKPNMQAIISSILLCLWAFVGVESAAVSTGMVDNPKRTVPLATMMGTALAGIVYVAATQVISGMYPASTMAASGAPFAISASTILGNWAAPVVSAFTAFACLTSLGSWMMLVGQAGVRAAKDGNFPKVYGELDKNGVPKKGLLLAACKMTALMVLITIMNSSGGKASDLFGELTGIAVLLTMLPYFYSCVDLIRFEGINLRNAASLVCSVLGCAFCFIALMGAGSFELSGTFIVSLIILMFYARKMHDKKPSNTADAL, translated from the coding sequence ATGAGTTCAGCAAAGAAAATCGGGCTTTTCGCCTGTACCGGTGTTGTTGCCGGTAATATGATGGGGAGCGGTATTGCACTATTACCTGCGAACCTCGCAAGCATCGGTGGTATTTCCATCTGGGGTTGGGTAATTTCTATTATTGGTGCAATGTCTCTGGCTTATGTTTATGCCCGGCTGGCAACCAAGAACCCGCAGGAAGGTGGCCCAATCGCCTACGCTGGTGAAATTTCCCCGGCATTTGGTTTCCAGACCGGTGTTCTTTATTACCACGCCAACTGGATTGGTAACCTCGCAATCGGTATTACTGCTGTCTCTTATCTTTCTACATTCTTCCCGGCATTAAACAGCCCAATCGCTGCCGGTATCGCCTGTATCGCCATTGTCTGGGTCTTCACTTTCGTGAACATGCTGGGTGGTGCCTGGGTGAGCCGTCTGACCACTATTGGTCTGGTATTAGTGCTTATCCCGGTTATCATGACCGCTATCGCTGGCTGGCACTGGTTTGATGCTGCCACCTATCAGGCAAACTGGAACACCTCTGAAAAACCGAACATGCAGGCCATCATCAGCAGTATCCTGCTGTGCCTGTGGGCGTTCGTGGGTGTTGAATCCGCAGCCGTAAGTACCGGTATGGTTGATAACCCGAAACGTACTGTTCCGCTGGCTACCATGATGGGTACTGCACTGGCGGGTATCGTATACGTTGCCGCAACTCAGGTTATCAGCGGTATGTATCCTGCTTCTACCATGGCCGCTTCTGGTGCGCCGTTCGCTATCAGTGCTTCCACCATTCTGGGTAACTGGGCAGCACCGGTTGTTTCTGCCTTCACCGCATTTGCCTGCCTGACTTCTCTGGGCTCCTGGATGATGCTGGTTGGCCAGGCTGGTGTTCGCGCCGCCAAAGATGGCAACTTCCCGAAAGTGTACGGTGAACTGGATAAAAACGGTGTGCCTAAAAAAGGCCTGCTGCTGGCAGCCTGCAAAATGACTGCGCTGATGGTGCTGATTACCATCATGAACTCCAGCGGTGGTAAAGCCTCTGACCTGTTCGGTGAGCTGACCGGTATCGCGGTTCTGCTGACCATGCTGCCTTACTTCTACTCTTGTGTTGACCTGATTCGTTTCGAAGGGATCAACCTGCGTAACGCAGCAAGCCTGGTATGTTCTGTTCTGGGTTGTGCATTCTGCTTCATCGCGCTGATGGGTGCGGGTTCTTTCGAACTGTCCGGTACCTTCATTGTGAGCCTGATCATCCTGATGTTCTACGCCCGCAAAATGCACGACAAAAAGCCGTCTAACACTGCAGACGCGCTGTAA
- the cadC gene encoding lysine decarboxylation/transport transcriptional activator CadC, producing MQQPVFRVGAWLVTPAINQISKPGHTETLEPRLIDLLTFFAHHPDVVLSRDELIDNVWKRNIVTSHVVTQSISELRKSLKSGGEEGQEYIVTVPKRGYKLSATVEWPDAQPDTVSESAGAEEGSAAPVAAALPGGEVPAATAVAAKAEPVGIPARVLRRARIWVWLLFFAALAACVILIGMATWSLRPPVTSDKLLLNPRDIDIRLVNGNSCSNWSSQRSYVVGISELISSSLNTWSTFLVHDKTDFNINNPSTSGKSLNIEFVNQRHYRSQQCFMSVKLVDNADRSVMLDKRYFITRDNLVEIQNDLLNNLSVVLQQPWPDVMKERLRQNVPEQGQALQSYFIAHQLLIDGDADSLTKASKMFSDIIRTYPDFTFAHSEKLLVDILRHSQQPLSDAALADLHQQMNALGNLPDMDNNSIYYQIRAVDLIVQGKTDDAYAAINKSIELEMSWLNYVLLGKVFEMKGENRLAADAYITAFNLRPGNNTLYWIKNSFFQTSIANVVPWLDNFISESE from the coding sequence ATGCAACAACCCGTCTTCCGCGTTGGGGCCTGGCTGGTTACGCCAGCGATCAATCAGATAAGCAAGCCCGGTCATACTGAGACTCTTGAACCCCGTCTTATCGACTTGCTGACGTTCTTCGCCCATCACCCGGATGTGGTTCTGAGCCGTGATGAGCTGATTGATAATGTCTGGAAACGCAATATCGTGACCAGCCACGTGGTGACTCAGTCTATCTCTGAACTGCGAAAATCACTCAAAAGCGGCGGTGAAGAAGGGCAGGAGTACATCGTTACCGTTCCCAAGCGCGGCTATAAACTCTCTGCCACTGTTGAGTGGCCGGACGCACAGCCAGACACCGTAAGCGAGAGCGCTGGCGCGGAAGAGGGGAGTGCGGCACCGGTTGCCGCCGCGTTGCCGGGCGGGGAGGTTCCTGCGGCCACGGCCGTGGCCGCGAAAGCGGAGCCTGTGGGGATCCCTGCCCGGGTACTGCGCCGGGCGCGCATCTGGGTGTGGCTCCTGTTTTTTGCCGCGCTGGCCGCCTGCGTGATCCTGATTGGCATGGCCACCTGGTCACTGCGCCCGCCGGTAACCTCCGACAAGCTGCTGCTTAACCCGCGAGATATTGATATCCGCCTGGTCAATGGCAACTCCTGCAGTAACTGGTCATCACAGCGTTCGTATGTGGTGGGGATTAGTGAGCTTATCTCTTCCTCCCTCAATACCTGGTCGACGTTCCTGGTGCATGATAAGACCGATTTCAATATCAATAACCCGAGCACATCGGGCAAGTCGCTGAATATTGAATTTGTTAATCAGCGGCACTATCGCTCCCAGCAGTGTTTTATGTCCGTCAAACTGGTGGATAACGCGGACCGCTCCGTCATGCTGGATAAGCGCTATTTTATTACCCGCGATAACCTGGTCGAAATCCAGAACGATCTGCTCAACAACCTGTCTGTGGTGCTGCAACAGCCGTGGCCGGACGTGATGAAAGAGCGTCTGCGCCAGAATGTGCCGGAGCAGGGCCAGGCGCTGCAGAGCTATTTTATAGCGCACCAGCTGCTGATTGACGGCGACGCAGACTCCCTGACCAAAGCCAGTAAAATGTTCAGCGATATTATCCGCACCTATCCGGATTTTACGTTTGCCCATTCAGAGAAGTTGCTGGTAGATATTCTGCGCCATTCTCAGCAGCCGTTAAGTGATGCAGCACTTGCGGATTTACACCAGCAAATGAATGCGCTCGGCAACCTTCCGGACATGGATAATAACTCTATTTATTACCAAATCCGCGCGGTTGATTTAATCGTACAGGGCAAAACTGATGATGCCTACGCGGCGATTAATAAATCCATTGAGCTGGAAATGTCCTGGCTCAATTATGTACTGCTGGGTAAGGTTTTCGAAATGAAGGGTGAGAATCGCCTGGCCGCGGATGCGTATATTACCGCGTTTAATTTGCGCCCGGGCAACAACACCCTGTACTGGATCAAGAACAGTTTCTTCCAGACATCCATCGCAAATGTGGTCCCCTGGCTCGATAATTTTATCTCCGAATCTGAATAA
- a CDS encoding VOC family protein, translating into MSAGLEHVHHIAVIATSYSRSKAFYCDILGFTLLSEVYREERDSWKGDLALNGQYVIELFSFPFPPARPSRPEACGLRHLAFSVSNLDSSIAWLEAHGVACEPVRTDPCTDKRFTFFTDPDGLPLELYEK; encoded by the coding sequence ATGTCTGCGGGTTTAGAGCATGTCCATCATATTGCGGTGATCGCCACCAGCTACTCGCGCAGTAAGGCATTTTACTGCGATATCCTCGGGTTTACGCTGCTCAGTGAAGTGTACCGTGAAGAGCGGGACTCCTGGAAAGGCGACCTGGCCCTTAACGGTCAGTATGTCATTGAGCTGTTTTCTTTCCCCTTTCCGCCAGCCAGGCCGAGCCGCCCGGAAGCCTGCGGTCTGCGCCACCTGGCGTTTAGCGTCAGCAACCTCGACAGCTCCATCGCCTGGCTTGAAGCGCATGGCGTGGCCTGTGAGCCGGTGCGGACTGACCCCTGTACAGATAAACGCTTTACTTTTTTTACTGATCCTGACGGCCTGCCGCTGGAGCTTTACGAGAAGTAG